GGTCGCGCTGACGAACGGCAAAAAGCAGAACAGCACGCTGCCGGCGAGAAAGAGCAATCCTGAAACCATGACGCCGCCGCCGTGCCAACAATCGACCCAAGCGCCGATGAACGGCCGGGCGATGACGCTGGTGATGCCGAACGCGGCGATGACGATGCCGACGATAAACGGCCCGCCGCCGAGGTCGGTGATGTAGAGCGGCAACGTCGGTTGCAAAACAAAATGGTGCGCGTAGCCTAAGAATTGCGCCGCGCAGAGCAGAGCAAATGGCCGCGTCCAGATTGACGTCGAGTTAGCGGTGGTCATGGTCAGTTCGAACTTGAGGGCTCTCGGATTCGGATATATTTCCCGCAAAGGCGCAAAGGCGCTAACTTCGGAATCATTGTCATGTCGAACCAAGGGAGAAATTTTTCTGACATGTTTAGTATTCAGTTGTGCTGCACTGTGCGGCGATTTTGTTTACAGGATAACAATATCATTTATCGGAGGAACTTCACGCGATGAACGTTGCTGTTTTGGCTTTTCTTAGTTTTACTTTATGTGCCACAGCGGCGCCGAGCTTATGGGCGCAGGAACGGATGACGGTGCTCTATCCGAGTCCGGCCGGCAGTTGGATGATTCCGGTGATCGCCAAGGAAGCGAAATACTTCGAGCGCGAAGGTTTGTCGCTTGAGTATGTGCGCGTCGGCGGCAGCACGCGCATCGTCGCGGCGTTGCTCGGGGGCAGCGCGCAGATCATTCATGCCGGCGAGCCGGCGATCATTCCGGCGGTGCAGCGCGGCGCCGACACCGTCGTCATCGCCGCGATCAGCCGGGCGGTGCAGCACCGCTTGATGGCGCGGCCGGAGATTCGCGAGGTCAAAGACCTCAAGGGCAAAACCGTCGGCATCACGACCTTCGGTTCGACTTCGGATTACGTACTGCGCTTCGCACTGCAAAAACATGGTCTAGACGCCAACAAGGATGTATCGATCATGCAGACCGGCGGGCAGCCGGAGGGATTGCTGGCGATGGTCGCGGGAAAAATTTACGCTCAGCGTATGGGCTTTCCATTCCACTTAAAAGCGCAGCAGATGGGCATGCGCGAGTTGGTCGATTTTTCTCAGCTCGGCTTGGAAGAAAACATCGGCGCGATGATCACCACGCGGGCTTACATCGCGCAGAAGCGCGGCACGGTGTTGCGCTACCTGCGCGCGTTCATCCGCGGCATGCAGCGCTTCAAAACCGACAAAGAGTTCGCCAAGAAAGTCTACGGCAAGTTCGCCCAGATCAACGACGACGCGCTGCTCGAAGCCAATTGGCAAGAGTACGCCGGCCATCTTTTGCGCGTACCGCGGCCGACGCTGAAAGGGATTCAGCAAGTGATCGACAGCGGCACGATCGGTAAAGTCGATGTCAAAGCGGAGCGCTTGGTGGATTTTTCGCTGGTCGACGAACTGGAAAAGAGCGGCTTCATCGAGTCGGTCTACAAGGAATAAATTTCTTCGGGCGTTTGCCGCGGAATTCGCTATTTTTTGTATCCTGGAGCGCAACCTTGATCGAATCACTATTATTGGCGGTAACCCGGGTTTCAACCCTGGCGGGTCAAATGCTCATGACCAACGCCACCGGTTTTTTCTTCGAGCGCGATGACCGATTATTCCTCGTGACCAGCCGCCATGTCGTGCTCGATGAGGCCAGTAATCACCGGCCGGACCGGTTGGAAATTGAGCTGCACGTGGATCCGATAAACATCGGCGCGGTGATTCATTGGTCGATGCCGCTTTATTCTGGAAACCAACCGTTGTGGCACCAGGGGATAGACTCCGGTGGCAGCGTCGACATCGTCGCCGTGGAGATTGCGCGCACAGCTCTGCCCGAAACGATCATTCTCTCGGCGTTTACAGCGGCTCATCTCGTCGCTGAATTGGATCGCATCGAAGTCGGAACTCCGGTGCTGATTGTCGGTTTTCCATTGGGGTTTCACGACACCTTGCATCATCTAGCGGTGGCGCGCCAAGCGGTGGTCGCCTCGGCGTTCGGCATTCGTTTTCAAGGACAAGGTTATTTTTTGACCGACGCTAGGATGCACCGCGGCACCAGTGGAGCTCCGGTGGTTGCGCGTGTGACGAGCGAGCGTTCCGGCCGCGGCGATCTCGCCTGGATGCTGCTCGGTGTTCATTGCGGGCGCATGGACATGACCAACCGCGATATTCATGAGGACGAGCGATTGGATCTCAACAGCGCCTGGTATGCCGATGTTCTGCTGAGATTAACCGAGTAGCGCGGTGGCGATGAAAGGTGCCGACGAGGCTGTAATGAATCCCGCCCCTACGAGGGCTCGACGGTCACTTTAACTTCGAGAGTTTGCTCGCCGCCGCCGTTGATCACACCGCGCAACGGTGTCACGTCGGCGAAATCGCGGCCCCAGCCGATGGTGATATGCTCCAACGACGGCATAAGGCTATTGGTCGGGTCGAAGTCGATCCAGCCCATACCGGGAACAAATAAAGATACCCATGCATGAGAAGCGTCGGCGCCGACGCGCCGCGGCTTGCCGGGCGCCGGACGCGTGAGCAAATAACCGCTCACGTAACGCGCCGCCAGCCCGGTGGAACTCAAGCACGAAATCATCAAGTGGCTAAAGTCCTGGCATACGCCGCGCCGACCCGGGAAAACGTCATCAAGTTTCTCGCCAAGGGAAAGGGCATCGCCAATCCCGCGGCGATAATCACGGCCGCGACCATGATGCTGCGCCACATCAATGAACACGCCGCGGCCAACCGGATAGACGCGGCGTTGGAAAAAGTCCTCTGGCACGGCGACTGTCTCACCCGCGATCTCGGCGGCACGGCGACGACAAAACAATTCGCCGCGGCGATTATCACGGAGATCGAGCGCTAACTTAGGCCGACTCGATAACGCGAGGTGTTGGGCGCTCGGTTAGATGAGAACAGAAAAGTCGCGCTGCCAATCTGCGATTGTCGTCCGGCGCTTAGCGTGGATTGAAATCGCTCAGCACTAGATCGGTTACGGTTAACTTCTTTTCCTTCTCACATTTCAACGCTTGCTCTATCGCAAGCTTAATCTCTTCTGGTTTGGTGACCCGAAACCCTTCGCCGCCGTGGGCTTTGGCGTAGTGTTGGTAGTCGGGCCGCGGGCCGATCTCGGCGCCGAAGTGGACGCCGGTGGTTTTCGCCGCGCCGTCGGGAAAATATTTGATCAAGCTGGTTTCCATCGACAGATAGCGGCCATTGTTGAAAATTACCGCATGGATCGGCAGGCCGTATTCTTGAGCTACGCCCAAGCAAGATGGCACGGCGTTGTAGTGAAAGGCGCCGTCGCCGATGAGCGCGAAGACCGGCCGGTCGGGCATAGCTAGCTTCACGCCGAGCGCGTAACTCAAACCGACGCCGAGGCCGCCGGTGACACGGGCGAAATAGGATTGGGTCTGGCTGCGCGGAATCGCTTCTTGGATCAGGTTGCGGTAAACCGTTGTTTCTTC
This genomic window from Deltaproteobacteria bacterium contains:
- a CDS encoding MFS transporter, yielding MTTANSTSIWTRPFALLCAAQFLGYAHHFVLQPTLPLYITDLGGGPFIVGIVIAAFGITSVIARPFIGAWVDCWHGGGVMVSGLLFLAGSVLFCFLPFVSATILTDGLRGVGWAALNTGGYTMLASSAPPARRKSAARCFFPL
- a CDS encoding ABC transporter substrate-binding protein, which translates into the protein MNVAVLAFLSFTLCATAAPSLWAQERMTVLYPSPAGSWMIPVIAKEAKYFEREGLSLEYVRVGGSTRIVAALLGGSAQIIHAGEPAIIPAVQRGADTVVIAAISRAVQHRLMARPEIREVKDLKGKTVGITTFGSTSDYVLRFALQKHGLDANKDVSIMQTGGQPEGLLAMVAGKIYAQRMGFPFHLKAQQMGMRELVDFSQLGLEENIGAMITTRAYIAQKRGTVLRYLRAFIRGMQRFKTDKEFAKKVYGKFAQINDDALLEANWQEYAGHLLRVPRPTLKGIQQVIDSGTIGKVDVKAERLVDFSLVDELEKSGFIESVYKE
- a CDS encoding serine protease; translation: MIESLLLAVTRVSTLAGQMLMTNATGFFFERDDRLFLVTSRHVVLDEASNHRPDRLEIELHVDPINIGAVIHWSMPLYSGNQPLWHQGIDSGGSVDIVAVEIARTALPETIILSAFTAAHLVAELDRIEVGTPVLIVGFPLGFHDTLHHLAVARQAVVASAFGIRFQGQGYFLTDARMHRGTSGAPVVARVTSERSGRGDLAWMLLGVHCGRMDMTNRDIHEDERLDLNSAWYADVLLRLTE
- a CDS encoding transglutaminase family protein — its product is MPEDFFQRRVYPVGRGVFIDVAQHHGRGRDYRRGIGDALSLGEKLDDVFPGRRGVCQDFSHLMISCLSSTGLAARYVSGYLLTRPAPGKPRRVGADASHAWVSLFVPGMGWIDFDPTNSLMPSLEHITIGWGRDFADVTPLRGVINGGGEQTLEVKVTVEPS